A single region of the Triticum dicoccoides isolate Atlit2015 ecotype Zavitan chromosome 2B, WEW_v2.0, whole genome shotgun sequence genome encodes:
- the LOC119367918 gene encoding disease resistance protein RGA5-like yields MRKEIIIRMQPGSDKYHKRALKVAAAISGVVSITVAGRDRDLLVVIGDGVDESDLTKKLKKEVGEAEIVQLRTLHEGTSASGYLPGTSRDVVGGQSRSPYHLHPMNTPGHVAYPVYAPSPAANPGAARWSGDQRHAEAGYYPSASSPSFYHASPAAGHGGYGGSSYASAVARSHPANYSPMIERHRHDDGSWRRHHGGGKPSCCSIQ; encoded by the exons ATGAGA AAGGAGATCATCATCCGGATGCAGCCGGGCTCGGACAAATACCACAAGAGAGCTCTGAAGGTGGCCGCTGCCATCAGCG GAGTGGTGTCGATCACGGTGGCCGGCAGGGACAGGGATCTGCTGGTGGTCATCGGCGACGGCGTGGACGAGAGCGATCTGACTAAGAAACTGAAGAAGGAGGTCGGGGAGGCCGAGATAGTGCAGCTGCGGACGCTACACGAAGGCACCTCGGCGTCAGGGTATCTGCCGGGCACGTCCAGGGACGTCGTCGGCGGACAGTCCCGGTCGCCGTACCACCTGCATCCCATGAACACTCCCGGCCACGTCGCATACCCGGTCTACGCGCCGTCGCCGGCGGCCAATCCCGGCGCTGCACGGTGGTCGGGAGACCAGAGGCATGCGGAGGCGGGATACTATCCTAGCGCGTCCAGCCCGTCCTTCTACCACGCGTCGCCCGCGGCCGGGCACGGCGGGTACGGGGGCAGCAGCTATGCAAGCGCGGTGGCGCGCAGCCACCCGGCGAACTACTCCCCGATGATCGAGCGGCACCGGCACGACGACGGGAGCTGGCGTCGGCACCACGGCGGGGGAAAGCCCAGCTGCTGCTCGATACAGTAG